In Macrobrachium rosenbergii isolate ZJJX-2024 chromosome 47, ASM4041242v1, whole genome shotgun sequence, the following are encoded in one genomic region:
- the LOC136830671 gene encoding uncharacterized protein isoform X2: MLSMSSAWSFVNRLCCGCVYPQPKHVFNQCSQLQQYDGNSTLQNSVCLDHFYFIIFIPSSNTIRSHHNEYGDSEALLSLF, translated from the exons ATGCTGTCCATGTCGTCTGCCTGGAGCTTTGTGAAcag gttatGCTGTGGCTGTGTTTATCCCCAGCCAAA gcATGTCTTCAATCAATGCTCCCAACTTCAGCAGTACGATGGCAATAGCACACTACAG aATAGCGTGTGCTTGGACCACTTCTATTTCATCATCTTTATCCCATCTTCCAACACCATCCGATCCCACCATAACGAATATGGTGATTCAGAAGCGCTTTTGTCATTGTTTTAG